The genomic DNA CATGATGCACGATAGCTGCGAGGTGGGTGTACGCCGGGTGCGGTTGAGTTCGCTTTCACCCCGCTCGATAAACGAGCGTCGGTTGGTAAGCCGGGTCAGGCCGTCCACCGTGGACATTTCCCGATAGAGGTCCTCCCGGTTGCTCCAGCGCTCGGTGGCGACCAGTCCGATGTAAAGAATGAGTAGCAGAGTCACCGCCAGCACGGACTGGAACACAAACCAGAACATGACCGGGCTGCCATCTGCCTGGTAAGGGGGGCGGGCAAACAAGGGGGCATGGTTAAAGCCGCCGTTCAGGTACAAAAAGATAAACACGGCCAGTGCGATACAGACCAGGCCATAGGCCTGCTTGAGCTTGTGGATACTGGCCAGCGGGGACGCAATGTTGACGCCCAGCAATAACAGCAGCAGCCCGGCGGTGAATTGGGTGCCGGTAAGCCAGCTACTGATCAGACAGACCAGGGCATAAGAGAAGATGATCACGCTTTCCATCAGTGACCAGCTGGATTTGCGCTGGCGCCGATAACGGGCGGCCAGCAGGAAGCTGCCCAGCAGTAGAGCGTGCAAGGCAAACAGGCCGAACAGGGCCTTTACCACCGGCGGGTTCACC from Alcanivorax sp. includes the following:
- a CDS encoding GGDEF domain-containing protein, with product MTTTKPLAARPGGAERHSWLSNPLDWPHIDRMVLLASLVMICPVALSLWLAGVALVAPDWVNPPVVKALFGLFALHALLLGSFLLAARYRRQRKSSWSLMESVIIFSYALVCLISSWLTGTQFTAGLLLLLLGVNIASPLASIHKLKQAYGLVCIALAVFIFLYLNGGFNHAPLFARPPYQADGSPVMFWFVFQSVLAVTLLLILYIGLVATERWSNREDLYREMSTVDGLTRLTNRRSFIERGESELNRTRRTPTSQLSCIMLDIDHFKGINDTHGHDAGDAVLVKVSEIMMDNARQYDEVGRYGGEEFAILLPATPLDNAIKVAERLRARIEALEIPCNGTTLRVTASFGVACYPYNDIQDMNGLLKSADTALYAAKHGGRNQVIAAREQRLAANS